One stretch of Streptomyces sp. A2-16 DNA includes these proteins:
- a CDS encoding alpha/beta hydrolase, translating into MKQMTKGLALITAASGVVLGVLTPLSASATVSDSTAAGSGAPALKWTKCAGSGVDPRQRCATVAVPMDYADPDGPKIGIAVSRIRSENPGARRGALLLVPGGPGGDSMNDPSGKGQKLPKKVRDAYDLIGFAPRGMAPSTAVDCGLEHRDLARTTLLPWPAADGSVEANMAAAKRVSEACARNGSELIRHISTLNEARDLDRVRAALGERKVSMWGVSYGTYVTDAYLQLFPRRTDRVVLDSNDDADPVLAERAWLAAFERGAEDNFPEFAKWASTPGNPDRLADTAAEVRPLFLRLAARLDREPIPWPGANPEELNGNVLRQTMLDSFYDPDDYPALAKLILAARKGTGPPAPAGPPEAVLQNVTAVGAATICNDADWPSDPAVYREDVARSRAAFPLTGGMPRNAMTCAAWPWEPREAPVHVTDRGPADILMVQNERDVATPLSGALKLRAALGRRAVMVLNDSTGHDAYLGNGTACGDAAVSRFLATGKRPAEDLHCE; encoded by the coding sequence ATGAAGCAGATGACGAAAGGCCTCGCCCTGATCACCGCCGCCTCCGGTGTCGTCCTCGGTGTCCTGACCCCGCTGTCCGCCTCCGCCACCGTCTCCGACTCCACCGCCGCCGGCTCCGGTGCCCCGGCTCTGAAGTGGACCAAGTGCGCGGGCAGCGGCGTCGATCCGCGCCAGCGGTGCGCGACCGTCGCCGTGCCGATGGACTACGCCGACCCGGACGGTCCGAAGATCGGGATCGCCGTCTCCCGCATCCGCAGCGAGAATCCCGGCGCCCGGCGCGGTGCCCTGCTGCTGGTCCCCGGCGGACCCGGCGGCGACAGCATGAACGACCCCTCCGGCAAGGGGCAGAAACTGCCGAAGAAAGTGCGGGACGCCTACGACCTGATCGGCTTCGCGCCGCGCGGGATGGCGCCCTCGACGGCCGTCGACTGCGGGCTCGAGCACCGGGACCTGGCCCGTACCACGCTCCTGCCCTGGCCCGCCGCGGACGGCTCGGTCGAGGCGAACATGGCTGCGGCAAAGCGCGTCTCCGAGGCGTGCGCGCGCAACGGCAGCGAGCTGATCCGGCACATCAGCACCCTCAACGAGGCCCGTGACCTCGACCGCGTGCGGGCCGCGCTCGGCGAGCGCAAGGTGTCCATGTGGGGCGTGTCGTACGGGACCTATGTCACCGACGCCTACCTCCAGTTGTTCCCGCGGCGCACCGACCGGGTCGTCCTGGACAGCAACGACGACGCGGACCCCGTCCTCGCGGAGCGGGCCTGGCTCGCCGCGTTCGAACGGGGCGCCGAGGACAACTTCCCCGAGTTCGCCAAGTGGGCCTCCACGCCCGGCAATCCGGACCGGCTGGCCGACACGGCCGCCGAGGTGCGCCCGCTCTTCCTGCGCCTGGCCGCCCGCCTGGACCGCGAGCCGATCCCCTGGCCCGGCGCCAACCCCGAGGAACTGAACGGCAACGTCCTGCGCCAGACGATGCTCGACTCCTTCTACGACCCGGACGACTACCCGGCTCTCGCCAAGCTGATCCTCGCCGCACGCAAGGGCACGGGCCCGCCCGCGCCGGCCGGGCCGCCCGAGGCCGTGCTCCAGAACGTCACCGCCGTCGGCGCCGCCACCATCTGCAACGACGCCGACTGGCCGAGCGACCCGGCGGTGTACCGCGAGGACGTGGCGAGGAGCCGTGCCGCGTTCCCGCTGACCGGGGGCATGCCGAGGAACGCGATGACGTGTGCCGCCTGGCCCTGGGAGCCGAGGGAGGCGCCGGTGCATGTCACCGACCGCGGTCCGGCCGACATCCTGATGGTCCAGAACGAACGGGACGTGGCCACCCCGCTCAGCGGTGCCCTCAAGCTGCGCGCGGCACTCGGCCGACGTGCCGTCATGGTCCTCAACGACTCCACCGGCCATGACGCCTACCTGGGCAACGGCACGGCGTGCGGCGACGCGGCGGTGTCCCGCTTCCTGGCCACCGGCAAGCGCCCCGCCGAGGACCTCCACTGCGAGTGA
- a CDS encoding dihydrodipicolinate synthase family protein — protein MILPAPLTGVVPPVCTPLTPDREVDVPSLLRLVDHLVAAGVHGLFVLGTSSEAAFLTDDRRRLVVEAVTGHVGGRLPVLAGVIDMTTARVLDHVRAVTAAGADAVVVTAPFYTRTHPAEIARHFRLVAASSPVPVIAYDLPTGVHTKLPAELILDLAAEGVLAGLKDSSGDLAAFRTVVSGARAHPGITGFSALTGSEVVVDAALAVGADGAVPGLANVDPEGYVRLDRLYRAGDLEGARAEQERLCALFGMVTVGDPARMGASSSALGAFKAALHLRGVIDCPATAEPQVPLSAAEVERVGEFLAAAGLLPGAPAGGTVTWPPESPSPTRTPR, from the coding sequence ATGATCCTTCCCGCCCCGCTGACCGGTGTCGTCCCGCCCGTCTGCACGCCGTTGACACCGGACCGCGAGGTGGACGTGCCCTCGCTGCTCAGGCTCGTCGATCATCTCGTCGCGGCCGGGGTGCACGGGCTGTTCGTGCTGGGCACCTCGTCCGAGGCGGCCTTCCTGACCGACGATCGGCGCAGGCTGGTGGTCGAGGCGGTGACCGGGCACGTCGGGGGCCGGCTCCCGGTGCTGGCCGGGGTGATCGACATGACGACGGCCCGGGTCCTGGACCATGTGCGGGCCGTCACGGCGGCGGGCGCCGACGCGGTCGTCGTCACGGCGCCCTTCTACACCCGGACCCATCCGGCGGAGATCGCCCGCCACTTCCGGCTCGTCGCGGCGAGCAGCCCGGTCCCGGTCATCGCCTACGACCTCCCGACGGGCGTGCACACCAAACTGCCCGCGGAGCTGATCCTCGACCTGGCCGCCGAGGGCGTCCTGGCCGGCCTCAAGGACTCCAGCGGCGACCTCGCCGCCTTCCGTACGGTCGTCTCCGGCGCCCGCGCCCATCCCGGCATCACCGGCTTCAGCGCCCTGACCGGCTCCGAGGTCGTCGTCGACGCGGCCCTCGCGGTCGGCGCGGACGGGGCGGTGCCCGGTCTCGCCAACGTCGACCCTGAGGGGTACGTCCGTCTCGACCGGCTGTACCGGGCGGGCGACCTGGAGGGGGCCCGCGCCGAACAGGAGCGGCTGTGCGCCCTGTTCGGCATGGTGACCGTGGGCGACCCGGCCCGCATGGGAGCCTCCTCGTCGGCCCTGGGCGCGTTCAAGGCGGCGCTGCACCTGCGGGGCGTGATCGACTGCCCGGCGACGGCGGAGCCACAGGTGCCGTTGTCGGCGGCGGAGGTGGAGCGGGTGGGGGAGTTCCTGGCCGCGGCCGGGCTCCTTCCGGGCGCTCCGGCCGGGGGCACCGTCACATGGCCCCCGGAGTCACCATCCCCGACTCGTACGCCACGATGA
- the bla gene encoding class A beta-lactamase: MSRRALLAGAAGAATLLTGTAAYAADGVAARLRALEERYDARLGVFAHHVPTRRSVRYRADERFPMCSVFKAVAAAAVLRDLDRHGEVLARRIHYTEDDLVIPGSDRTAEHLAEGMTIAELAEVAITYSDNTAGNLLLRELGGPTAITRFARSLGDGVTRLDRWEPELNTAEPWQRTDTTSPYAIGRTYGRLVLGDALERRDRELLTHWLLSNTTSVNRFHAGLPKTWTIADKTGSGSYGTANDVGVVWTGDGDPIVLSVLSTMPEPDAVRDDALVADAAAVVAGVLG, encoded by the coding sequence CTGTCCCGACGCGCCCTGCTGGCCGGTGCGGCCGGTGCGGCCACGCTCCTGACCGGCACGGCCGCGTACGCCGCCGACGGTGTCGCCGCCCGGCTGCGCGCCCTGGAGGAGCGGTACGACGCCCGGCTGGGCGTCTTCGCGCACCACGTCCCGACCCGCCGGTCCGTCCGCTACCGCGCCGACGAGCGCTTCCCCATGTGTTCCGTGTTCAAGGCCGTCGCGGCCGCCGCCGTGCTGCGCGACCTCGACCGGCACGGCGAGGTGCTGGCCCGCCGCATCCACTACACCGAGGACGACCTGGTGATCCCGGGCTCGGACCGGACGGCCGAGCACCTCGCGGAGGGCATGACGATCGCCGAGCTCGCCGAGGTGGCCATCACCTACAGCGACAACACGGCCGGCAACCTCCTCCTGCGGGAACTCGGCGGCCCCACCGCGATCACCCGCTTCGCCCGTTCCCTCGGCGACGGGGTGACCCGGCTCGACCGCTGGGAGCCCGAGCTCAACACCGCCGAGCCGTGGCAGCGCACGGACACGACGAGCCCGTACGCCATCGGCCGCACCTACGGCCGGCTGGTCCTCGGCGACGCCCTGGAGCGCCGGGACCGGGAGCTGCTCACGCACTGGCTGCTGAGCAACACGACCAGCGTGAACCGCTTCCACGCGGGTCTGCCGAAGACCTGGACGATCGCCGACAAGACGGGCAGCGGCTCCTACGGCACGGCCAACGACGTGGGTGTCGTGTGGACCGGGGACGGCGACCCGATCGTCCTGTCCGTGCTGTCGACCATGCCCGAGCCGGACGCCGTACGCGACGACGCGCTGGTCGCCGACGCGGCCGCGGTGGTCGCCGGCGTGCTGGGCTGA
- a CDS encoding SigE family RNA polymerase sigma factor, whose protein sequence is MQAEQEDRFQEFVRARWSHLVRTAYLLTGDAHHAEDLTQTALAKAYRSWRRVSGSDNPEAYVRRMLVTCNSDRFRKRRVKESLTDAPPERAGRDESVARVDERGVLLGALAGLPPRQRAVVVMRYWEDLSEAEVAEVLGCSPGTVKSQASKGLAKLRTYPGLAQVMDRAPQGGTK, encoded by the coding sequence ATGCAGGCCGAACAAGAGGATCGGTTCCAGGAATTCGTCAGAGCCAGATGGTCGCACCTCGTGCGGACCGCCTATCTGCTCACCGGCGACGCCCATCACGCCGAGGACCTGACGCAGACGGCGCTGGCGAAGGCGTACCGCTCCTGGCGGCGTGTCTCGGGCAGCGACAACCCTGAGGCTTACGTCCGGCGGATGCTCGTCACGTGCAACAGCGACCGATTCCGCAAGCGGCGCGTGAAGGAGTCGCTCACCGACGCGCCGCCCGAGCGGGCGGGCCGGGACGAGTCCGTGGCACGGGTCGACGAGCGGGGTGTCCTGCTGGGGGCGCTGGCCGGACTGCCGCCCAGGCAGCGGGCGGTGGTCGTCATGCGCTATTGGGAGGACCTGTCGGAGGCGGAGGTCGCCGAGGTGCTCGGCTGCTCGCCGGGCACGGTCAAGAGCCAGGCGTCCAAGGGGCTGGCGAAGTTGCGCACGTATCCGGGGCTCGCGCAGGTCATGGACCGCGCCCCGCAGGGAGGCACGAAATGA
- a CDS encoding protein phosphatase, whose protein sequence is MNGWEEQGPGILRLPSGRLVRGRGLRNRLDPAAPTPSYGVYLLGDRPPEVAWEARWLRWPDFRLPADRAEAREVLTEAWRRSAGERVEIACGGGKGRTGTALACLAVLDGVPPGTAVAYVREHYDRRAVETPWQRRYVRRF, encoded by the coding sequence ATGAACGGGTGGGAGGAACAGGGGCCGGGCATCCTCAGGCTGCCGTCAGGACGCCTGGTGCGGGGACGAGGACTGCGGAACCGGCTGGATCCGGCCGCGCCGACACCGTCGTACGGCGTCTATCTGCTCGGTGACAGGCCGCCGGAGGTCGCCTGGGAGGCCCGCTGGCTTCGCTGGCCGGACTTCCGGCTGCCCGCGGACCGCGCGGAGGCCCGGGAGGTGCTCACCGAGGCCTGGCGGCGGTCCGCCGGCGAACGGGTGGAGATCGCCTGCGGCGGAGGCAAGGGCCGCACCGGAACGGCCCTCGCCTGCCTGGCGGTTCTGGACGGCGTGCCGCCCGGGACGGCGGTCGCCTACGTGCGCGAGCACTACGACCGGCGAGCGGTGGAGACGCCCTGGCAGCGCCGGTACGTCCGGCGGTTCTGA